The Myxococcus fulvus genome has a window encoding:
- a CDS encoding M23 family metallopeptidase, whose amino-acid sequence MAPHPARWFHSAPSHLLLALLALGAKAQASEPTPTSAALPSSAPTTAQGLPLLSLQPGSARPGDPVIVTVRGMAGMPTGTLAGRPLRFFAWGDGFLAVTGLPVELTPGTAPVSVVGPGASEGAPLELTGTLDIVEPGYPSRELKVSGKYVAPPASVKARMAADRRAFAAAFSQPFSPPHFAQNFAWPRQDRITAPFGDRRTFNGKLSSQHFGVDIDGDPGAPVLASNEGTVVMARDNYSAGKTVLVHHGGDLFTAYFHLSRIQVKQGDKLQQGQQLGLVGSTGRVTGPHLHWGVKVDGIWVDGESLLRLDFFPPALPAVASGETRLGTP is encoded by the coding sequence ATGGCTCCGCACCCCGCCCGCTGGTTTCATTCCGCGCCATCCCACCTGCTGCTCGCGCTGCTCGCCCTCGGTGCGAAGGCCCAGGCCTCCGAGCCGACGCCCACGTCCGCGGCCCTCCCCTCCTCCGCGCCGACGACGGCCCAGGGACTGCCGCTGCTGTCGCTCCAGCCCGGCTCGGCGCGTCCGGGAGACCCCGTCATCGTGACGGTGCGGGGCATGGCGGGGATGCCCACGGGCACGCTCGCGGGACGTCCGCTGCGCTTCTTCGCGTGGGGAGACGGCTTCCTCGCGGTGACGGGCCTGCCGGTGGAGCTGACGCCGGGCACGGCTCCCGTGAGCGTGGTGGGCCCTGGCGCGTCCGAGGGCGCGCCGCTGGAGCTGACGGGCACCCTGGACATCGTCGAGCCGGGCTACCCCTCGCGCGAGCTGAAGGTGTCGGGCAAGTACGTGGCGCCGCCGGCCTCGGTGAAGGCGCGCATGGCCGCGGACCGACGCGCCTTCGCCGCCGCCTTCTCGCAGCCGTTCAGCCCGCCCCACTTCGCCCAGAACTTCGCGTGGCCGCGGCAGGACCGCATCACCGCGCCCTTCGGCGACCGGCGCACCTTCAACGGCAAGCTGTCCAGCCAGCACTTCGGCGTGGACATCGACGGAGACCCGGGCGCGCCCGTGCTGGCCAGCAACGAGGGCACCGTGGTGATGGCGCGCGACAACTACTCCGCCGGCAAGACGGTGCTGGTGCACCACGGTGGAGACCTCTTCACCGCGTACTTCCACCTGTCGCGCATCCAGGTGAAGCAGGGCGACAAGCTCCAGCAGGGTCAGCAGTTGGGGCTGGTGGGCAGCACCGGCCGCGTCACCGGCCCCCACCTCCACTGGGGCGTGAAGGTGGACGGCATCTGGGTGGACGGCGAGTCGCTCTTGCGCCTGGACTTCTTCCCGCCCGCCCTCCCCGCCGTCGCCAGCGGGGAGACGCGACTGGGCACGCCCTGA
- a CDS encoding enoyl-CoA hydratase/isomerase family protein, whose translation MEAGEVVGEVRYEVQGPQAHLTIDRPRARNALSPTVVKALMDGLDRADADPAVRVVVLTGAGEKVFCAGGDLGQMAGDGGFLATHDGRRSYGKLLARFQEARKPTVARVNGHALAGGLGLVLACDLAVAVEGADFGTPEIDVGLFPMMMMALLQRHVGRKRALELVLTGDQLPAREALALGLVNRVVPASELDGAVAALAGKLAGKSQAVLALGRRAFFTAEDLPLPAALEFLASQLSLNVLADDAGEGVSAFLEKRPPKWNDR comes from the coding sequence ATGGAAGCCGGAGAAGTCGTCGGAGAAGTCCGCTACGAAGTCCAAGGTCCCCAAGCGCACCTGACCATCGACCGGCCCCGGGCGCGCAACGCCCTGTCGCCCACGGTGGTGAAGGCGCTGATGGACGGGTTGGACCGCGCGGACGCGGACCCCGCCGTGCGCGTGGTGGTGCTCACCGGCGCCGGCGAGAAGGTCTTCTGCGCGGGTGGAGATTTGGGGCAGATGGCCGGCGACGGCGGCTTCCTCGCCACGCACGATGGCCGCCGCTCCTACGGGAAGCTGCTGGCCCGGTTCCAGGAGGCGCGCAAGCCCACCGTGGCGCGCGTCAACGGGCACGCGCTGGCGGGCGGCCTGGGGCTGGTGCTCGCGTGTGACCTCGCCGTGGCGGTGGAGGGCGCGGACTTCGGCACGCCCGAAATCGACGTGGGCCTGTTCCCGATGATGATGATGGCGCTCCTGCAGCGTCACGTGGGCCGCAAGCGCGCGCTGGAGCTGGTGCTGACGGGGGACCAGCTGCCCGCGCGGGAGGCGCTCGCGCTGGGGTTGGTCAACCGCGTGGTGCCGGCCTCGGAGCTGGACGGCGCAGTGGCGGCGCTGGCGGGGAAGCTCGCCGGCAAGAGCCAGGCGGTGCTCGCGCTGGGGCGCCGGGCCTTCTTCACCGCGGAGGACCTGCCGCTGCCCGCCGCGCTGGAGTTCCTCGCGTCGCAGCTGTCGCTCAACGTGCTCGCCGACGACGCGGGCGAGGGCGTCTCCGCCTTCCTGGAGAAGCGCCCGCCGAAGTGGAACGACCGCTAG
- a CDS encoding TetR/AcrR family transcriptional regulator, whose product MGQSKSAADNGNRESERRRTILRAAIDVFARKGYHGCRIADVAKEAGVAYGLVYHYFKNKDELLETVFDTGWSGFVTRVRAVVEGEGALEQKVRGVVDVAFEAYRVDPRAVKVLILEIARSPAGSRINRQTAFVDAIRLSSELFTRAKEAGELRSDTDPLLSSALLFGAIEMGLTAFVTGLADARDTQALERAKAQIAETFLHGVLADASPGAESPAWKPEKSSEKSATKSKVPKRT is encoded by the coding sequence GTGGGCCAGAGCAAGTCGGCGGCGGACAACGGCAACCGCGAGAGCGAACGCCGCCGCACCATCCTGCGGGCGGCCATCGATGTGTTCGCCCGCAAGGGCTATCACGGGTGCCGCATCGCGGACGTGGCCAAGGAGGCCGGAGTCGCCTACGGCCTCGTGTACCACTACTTCAAGAACAAGGATGAGCTGCTGGAGACCGTGTTCGACACGGGCTGGAGCGGCTTCGTCACGCGCGTGCGCGCGGTGGTGGAGGGCGAGGGCGCACTGGAGCAGAAGGTGCGCGGCGTGGTGGACGTGGCCTTCGAGGCGTACCGGGTGGACCCGCGCGCGGTGAAGGTCCTCATCCTGGAGATTGCCCGCAGCCCCGCCGGCTCCCGCATCAACCGGCAGACGGCCTTCGTGGACGCCATCCGCCTCTCCTCGGAGCTGTTCACCCGGGCGAAGGAGGCGGGGGAGCTGCGCTCGGACACGGACCCGCTCCTGTCGTCCGCGCTGCTCTTCGGCGCCATCGAGATGGGGCTGACGGCCTTCGTCACGGGGCTGGCCGACGCGCGCGACACCCAGGCGCTGGAGCGCGCGAAGGCGCAGATCGCCGAAACCTTCCTTCACGGCGTCCTGGCCGACGCGTCGCCAGGCGCGGAGTCCCCTGCATGGAAGCCGGAGAAGTCGTCGGAGAAGTCCGCTACGAAGTCCAAGGTCCCCAAGCGCACCTGA
- a CDS encoding Ig-like domain-containing protein has protein sequence MRPGLASWMALTSMVLLACSSPAPATLEFVDQNPARPRLGEITTLRFRAVDSRGMPQAGTQVRFSLQSEVPGVQLSPAEGTTNPGDGIVSMQVTATGGRVTSVVVVASAGEGAEAKSVISPVISFAGTNSSSRQLTFQCGSWSGEASGLHHALGAWDEARSLIAGVKVNCIAHVGDRNGDGIEGAQVSFLTEAGTIGPTATSLTDVVGNAQVLYKTSLPLPQDVDPGEFTWNPTNDATHTGEYLAPLWMQPFLWEQNPLAAHGTPAQPQSNRPEPQRADPIRPNKINNPRDNLVALIAVTSGEEAFSDDNNNGQWDTGEAFVDLTEPFVDNNDNGTWDAGERFVDTNGNGRWDGKNGVHDTSTLIWVQERILWTGVPHSLDRPDTVRQISPPPPATNVAIDHFGSASATFLVADPWFNMIAQNSQGDGCNSGAEGPIEIEPAITGAVPLTYPSYAVVRYLIKDKHDVSQEPQPGPFPQPIPWKSDAVCTYTAAQLDGHKVQVVAPTVTGTVL, from the coding sequence ATGCGTCCGGGTCTTGCCTCGTGGATGGCCCTCACGAGCATGGTGTTGTTGGCGTGTTCCTCGCCAGCTCCCGCCACGCTTGAATTCGTGGATCAGAATCCGGCCAGGCCGCGTCTGGGTGAGATCACCACCCTGCGGTTCCGGGCGGTGGACTCGCGTGGCATGCCGCAGGCCGGCACGCAGGTGCGGTTCTCACTGCAGTCCGAGGTGCCGGGAGTCCAACTGTCGCCGGCCGAGGGGACGACCAACCCCGGGGACGGCATCGTGTCCATGCAGGTGACGGCCACGGGTGGCCGCGTCACCTCCGTGGTGGTGGTCGCCTCGGCGGGTGAGGGAGCGGAGGCCAAGTCGGTCATCTCTCCGGTCATCAGTTTCGCCGGCACCAACTCGAGCTCCCGCCAGCTCACCTTCCAGTGTGGCTCGTGGTCCGGTGAGGCCTCCGGTCTGCACCACGCCCTCGGCGCGTGGGACGAGGCCCGCTCGCTCATCGCCGGCGTGAAGGTGAACTGCATCGCCCACGTGGGTGATCGCAACGGCGACGGCATCGAGGGCGCCCAGGTGTCCTTCCTGACGGAGGCCGGCACCATCGGCCCCACCGCCACCTCTCTCACGGACGTCGTGGGCAACGCGCAGGTGCTCTACAAGACCTCGCTGCCCCTGCCGCAGGACGTGGACCCGGGTGAGTTCACCTGGAACCCGACCAACGACGCCACCCACACCGGCGAGTACCTGGCGCCGCTGTGGATGCAGCCCTTCCTGTGGGAGCAGAACCCGCTGGCCGCGCACGGCACCCCGGCGCAGCCGCAGTCGAACCGGCCGGAGCCCCAGCGCGCCGACCCCATCCGCCCCAACAAGATCAACAACCCGCGCGACAACCTGGTCGCCCTCATCGCCGTCACCTCCGGCGAGGAGGCCTTCAGCGACGACAACAACAACGGCCAGTGGGACACGGGCGAGGCCTTCGTGGACCTGACCGAGCCCTTCGTCGACAACAACGACAACGGCACGTGGGACGCGGGCGAGCGCTTCGTCGACACCAACGGCAACGGCCGCTGGGATGGCAAGAACGGCGTGCACGACACCAGCACGCTCATCTGGGTGCAGGAGCGCATCCTCTGGACGGGCGTGCCGCACTCGCTGGACCGTCCGGACACGGTGCGTCAGATCTCCCCGCCGCCTCCGGCCACCAACGTCGCCATCGACCACTTCGGCTCGGCCAGCGCCACGTTCCTGGTCGCGGACCCGTGGTTCAACATGATCGCCCAGAACTCGCAGGGTGACGGCTGCAACTCCGGCGCGGAGGGCCCGATTGAAATCGAGCCGGCCATCACGGGCGCGGTTCCCCTGACCTACCCGTCGTACGCCGTCGTGCGCTACCTCATCAAGGACAAGCACGATGTCTCCCAGGAGCCTCAGCCGGGGCCGTTCCCCCAGCCCATCCCCTGGAAGTCGGACGCGGTCTGCACGTACACGGCCGCCCAGCTCGACGGCCACAAGGTCCAGGTCGTCGCCCCCACCGTGACGGGCACGGTGCTCTAG
- a CDS encoding helix-turn-helix domain-containing protein, with translation MSDLGKRIGQRIRELRTQRPERWTQEELAERAQISVSFLSMIERGERVPHVETLAALANALGVSLGELFTGTEQTLAQTEDLLRPLSDFARARGLTARDVDRLLGVARVMFSGTVA, from the coding sequence GTGTCGGACCTCGGAAAACGAATCGGCCAGCGCATCCGCGAGCTTCGTACGCAGAGGCCGGAGCGGTGGACGCAGGAAGAGCTCGCGGAGCGGGCTCAGATCAGCGTCTCCTTCCTTTCCATGATCGAACGCGGCGAGCGTGTCCCTCATGTGGAGACCCTCGCCGCCCTGGCCAACGCCCTTGGCGTCAGCCTGGGAGAGTTGTTCACGGGAACGGAGCAGACCCTTGCCCAGACGGAGGACCTGCTGCGTCCCCTGTCTGACTTCGCGCGCGCCCGGGGCCTCACCGCACGGGACGTGGACCGCCTGCTTGGGGTCGCCCGGGTGATGTTCAGCGGCACTGTCGCCTGA
- a CDS encoding LPS-assembly protein LptD: protein MSLLVPLAAALLVSSAQIPLATQVQLPSGETVELAADFLTYEADKQVLTARGHCELRTGEMLLRSDEVTYDEANQVATATGNVMFVGPGGMAAVADDVRVDIRSFEATLQGGLFMQKKGVTQEAMLAAKTPEELRSMGETPIILSGTRIRRTGPNAFTVDDLAFTPCECGPGEPTWRMEARSANVILGERATLSWPVVYVESVPIFALPWVYLPLAERRTGFLIPNPNFSGQSGFSLEQPFFLTLGRSYDMTFTPGYFFGSSDQPTIGDPDTNVAGDEFTYKAPRQYGVKGPRLRTEFRYVPSETTRGRVSLGLLHDSQPVRDPRTGFFYTYPSGTPNAGRYVDVPRGWRGEASWQHFQDLGSGWYDRVDASFVSDGNYTRDLTADVILQGLDYLRSTATVFRRQEDSYAGLDVSLRQDIRWPYRFFQDNRVPSQVDPLRPDLPSPVTFQRLPGIVYALPERPLFGGVVGGLRAEFARLAPMTGGFGDEGVDGIFLRDGNHRPLGSIYPGLVDSGQGNGLFDTRDREARDRVDLTSRLATSIPLGDVARVTPSLGVRQDVWAGEYSGRTWQRGYPIAGLLLDTQLTRIWDGEKNRYRHSFAPSLELRYVPGGWGHVPSAGAQRSPGFAQPYDEVDAAVPLDLDGRTRGFLQGVFAVDQTLRVKVGNVYREPLRLRIGQGFDLTRYAPAANKLGDPEPVLRDTFARLTASVGMLTAGGMVRFDPNSGRVTQITGDFNIDNGKGQALYARYDDILTTSEAAIVLRGETPNALGPDSIRRPLDALVGRVSREPPGLPTAERAQALIAGTRLTLGFGLGVRYEALVQPLYQDLANQEPSAPFAQQTLGVSYGPACNCWRIEGVVTLRRDIGLEFSGVNFSVTGLGSFGSGG, encoded by the coding sequence ATGAGCCTCCTCGTTCCGCTCGCCGCCGCGCTGCTGGTCTCCTCGGCGCAGATTCCGCTCGCCACCCAGGTCCAGCTCCCCTCCGGCGAGACGGTGGAGCTGGCCGCCGACTTCCTCACCTACGAGGCCGACAAGCAGGTCCTCACCGCGCGCGGCCACTGCGAGCTGCGCACCGGCGAGATGCTGCTGCGCTCGGACGAGGTGACCTACGACGAGGCGAACCAGGTGGCCACCGCCACCGGCAACGTCATGTTCGTGGGCCCCGGAGGCATGGCGGCCGTCGCGGATGACGTGAGGGTGGACATCCGCTCCTTCGAGGCCACGCTCCAGGGCGGCCTCTTCATGCAGAAGAAGGGCGTCACCCAGGAGGCGATGCTCGCGGCGAAGACGCCCGAGGAGCTGCGCTCCATGGGCGAGACGCCCATCATCCTCAGCGGCACCCGCATCCGCCGCACCGGGCCCAACGCCTTCACCGTGGACGACCTGGCCTTCACCCCGTGCGAGTGCGGCCCGGGGGAGCCCACCTGGCGCATGGAGGCCCGGTCCGCCAACGTCATCCTCGGCGAGCGCGCCACCCTGTCGTGGCCCGTGGTGTACGTGGAGTCCGTCCCCATCTTCGCGCTGCCCTGGGTGTACCTGCCCCTGGCCGAGCGCCGCACGGGCTTCCTCATCCCCAACCCCAACTTCTCGGGGCAGAGCGGCTTCAGCCTCGAGCAGCCGTTCTTCCTCACGTTGGGGCGCAGCTACGACATGACCTTCACCCCGGGCTACTTCTTCGGTTCGTCGGACCAGCCGACCATCGGGGACCCGGACACCAACGTCGCGGGGGATGAGTTCACCTACAAGGCGCCCAGGCAGTATGGCGTGAAGGGGCCGCGCCTGCGCACGGAGTTCCGCTACGTGCCGAGCGAGACGACGCGGGGCCGGGTGTCGCTCGGCCTGCTGCACGACTCCCAGCCCGTGCGGGATCCTCGGACCGGCTTTTTCTACACGTATCCCTCGGGGACGCCCAACGCCGGTCGGTATGTGGACGTGCCCCGGGGCTGGCGCGGCGAGGCGTCCTGGCAGCACTTCCAGGACCTGGGCTCCGGTTGGTACGACCGGGTGGACGCGTCGTTCGTGTCGGACGGCAACTACACGCGCGACCTCACCGCCGACGTCATCCTCCAGGGCCTCGACTACCTGCGCAGCACCGCCACCGTGTTCCGCCGCCAGGAGGACTCGTACGCGGGCCTGGATGTGTCCCTGCGCCAGGACATCCGCTGGCCCTATCGCTTCTTCCAGGACAACCGCGTGCCGTCCCAGGTGGACCCGCTGCGGCCGGACCTGCCCTCGCCGGTGACGTTCCAGCGCCTGCCCGGCATCGTCTACGCGCTGCCGGAGCGGCCCCTGTTCGGTGGCGTCGTCGGAGGGCTTCGCGCCGAATTCGCGCGCCTGGCCCCCATGACGGGCGGCTTCGGGGACGAGGGCGTCGACGGCATCTTCCTGCGGGACGGCAACCATCGTCCGCTGGGTTCCATCTACCCGGGGCTCGTCGATTCCGGGCAGGGCAACGGTCTCTTCGACACGCGAGATCGTGAGGCGCGAGATCGCGTCGACCTCACCTCACGTCTGGCCACGTCCATCCCCCTGGGCGACGTGGCGCGGGTGACGCCATCCCTGGGCGTGCGCCAGGACGTGTGGGCCGGCGAGTACTCGGGCCGGACGTGGCAGCGCGGCTACCCCATCGCGGGCCTGCTCCTGGACACCCAGCTCACGCGCATCTGGGACGGGGAGAAGAACCGCTACCGGCACTCCTTCGCGCCCTCGCTGGAGCTGCGCTACGTGCCGGGCGGCTGGGGTCACGTGCCGTCCGCGGGCGCGCAGCGGAGCCCCGGGTTCGCCCAGCCCTACGACGAGGTCGACGCGGCCGTGCCCCTGGATCTGGACGGCCGCACCCGGGGCTTCCTCCAGGGCGTCTTCGCCGTGGACCAGACGCTGCGCGTCAAGGTGGGCAACGTGTACCGCGAGCCGCTCCGGCTGCGCATCGGCCAGGGTTTCGACTTGACGCGTTACGCACCCGCCGCGAACAAGCTCGGAGATCCCGAGCCGGTCCTCCGTGACACCTTCGCGCGCCTGACGGCGAGCGTGGGAATGCTCACCGCCGGTGGGATGGTTCGCTTCGACCCCAACTCGGGGCGCGTCACGCAAATCACCGGCGACTTCAACATCGACAACGGCAAGGGGCAGGCGCTCTACGCGCGCTACGACGACATCCTCACCACCTCCGAGGCGGCCATCGTCCTCCGAGGGGAAACCCCCAACGCCCTGGGCCCCGATTCCATCCGCCGCCCCCTGGATGCCCTGGTAGGCCGCGTATCCCGGGAACCGCCCGGCCTCCCCACGGCCGAGCGGGCCCAGGCTCTCATCGCGGGTACGCGTTTGACGCTCGGATTTGGCCTCGGGGTGCGGTACGAAGCCCTGGTGCAGCCCCTCTACCAGGATCTCGCAAACCAAGAGCCGTCAGCGCCCTTCGCCCAGCAAACACTGGGGGTGTCGTATGGGCCAGCGTGTAATTGCTGGCGCATTGAAGGGGTGGTGACGCTCAGACGTGATATCGGACTGGAATTTTCCGGTGTGAATTTCAGCGTCACTGGGTTGGGATCGTTCGGTTCGGGCGGCTAG